The following nucleotide sequence is from Trifolium pratense cultivar HEN17-A07 linkage group LG2, ARS_RC_1.1, whole genome shotgun sequence.
acgatacaaataatttaaaatgtgaTACACACACAAGCAACGTaataattagtacgatacaaatctTCTTCAATCACGTCCCATTCCAATCGTATGATTCCTTTACATAATCTACGTGAGCACTCCAATGATGTAGTACTTCCTATTTTGATGTACTCATCGACCGCATCTGCTGCCATACCATATGCTAACATATGCATTGTTGTGGTACATTTTGCTAAAGGTGATATACCTTCTTTATTGGCTGCATCAACTCGCTGGGTTAAGTAGTTATCACTACTTGAAAGGTCCCCAACAATTCGAAGGAAAACATGTTTTTGCATCCGGTAGCGACGACGAAACATTGCATCGTCATATGTAGGTTCATCGGCAAAGTAGTCGTCAATTAGTCTTTGGTTTGCCGCTGCATGATCTCTATTGAGATATTTTCTAGTACGAGGTGCTTTATCTTCCAATATTTTCTTTCGACGCTCTCTAAATCGATTGAGTATATAAGCGTCATCAATTTCACGTCTTTGTTTGTAGGCTGCGATatcaaaatgaaattttgatggatccattttttgttatattggAAGTAGATTGGATGAGATTTGGGATATTGGAAGTAGTTGGATGAGATTTGGGATATTGGAGGTAGATTGGTACATAAATGGTTACATGAGTCCCTATATATAAATGATAGACTACTGACggatttgaaataaatattgtatagaGTTAATTATCGGATAAAGATTAGATTCGAAAAGGGTGGTAGACCACGGACggatttgaaataaatattgtatagaGTTAATTATCAGATAAAGATTAGATTCGATTTGGGTGGTAGACCACGGACggatttgaaataaatattgtatagaGTTAATTATCGGATAAAGATTAGATTCGATTTGGGTGGCAGACCACAGACggatttgaaataaatattgtatagaGTTAATTATCGGGATAGCATACAATAATGATAGCATACAATAATTTAAATGTCACAAACACTACACTGACATAAATCAACGCAATAAAATTAAAGCAAACACTACACTAACATTTTCAAACACAATAAAACTGACATATTCAAATGCAATAAAATTAAAGCAAACACTACAGACAAATACTTGCTTGAAATTAATCATCAAACAATTCTTGGGCCAACTTTtccaacatttttttcttccggTCATCGGAACTTAACTGTAGATACAATTTCATTTTCTCCACTTTGTTAGCCTCTTGTTGCATCAGTGTCATTT
It contains:
- the LOC123904960 gene encoding uncharacterized protein LOC123904960; this encodes MDPSKFHFDIAAYKQRREIDDAYILNRFRERRKKILEDKAPRTRKYLNRDHAAANQRLIDDYFADEPTYDDAMFRRRYRMQKHVFLRIVGDLSSSDNYLTQRVDAANKEGISPLAKCTTTMHMLAYGMAADAVDEYIKIGSTTSLECSRRLCKGIIRLEWDVIEEDLYRTNYYVACVCITF